The Methanobacterium sp. sequence CTCCCTTCTTCTGGTACCATATGATCTGATCAACGATCATTTTATGGCCTATATGCATTTTTCCACTTGGCATCATGCCGCTTATAACTGCAAATGGGTTTCCTTCCCTCATTGATTTTACTATTCTGCCGTAATCTCTCTGGCCAAAAACAATGCCCCTTGTTATTAGATGATGAGGAGATTCAATTTCTTCAACAAAATCTGCAAATGGTTTAATTCCAAATTGTTCTATGAGTTTTTCATAATCTAAAGTTGCTGAACCCCATGGATCTATCACTTTGTTCACCTGAATTAAGATTTAAATTTTAACATATACAAATTGCTCAAGATAATTTGTATTTTATGGTCATTTCCAACAATGATGTTAATAATCAATGCAATATTTTATAATTTACTATTAATTGCCTATTTTAGAATATATAATGTATTAAGTTATTTATTTTAAATACTGTTCTTTTATGGCCTTGTCCATTCTACATTGTAATATGTGATGTCGTTTTCTTCATCAACAACTGCAAAAAGAAGCTTTTTATTTACTCCATGTGCTACCCGAACATAACTTGAAAAATCAGTTGCTGGAATCTCACAATTTTCAGGAACCACCTTTACAAGATAATCTGAATGACCGTCACCAGGGGATTTTCCTCTTTCATACAGCCTAAATTCAGAGCCGTATTTAAATCCTGTCTTAACAATATAACCCCTGTTTCTAAGATCACTGTAAACAAGGTATTTTATGAATAGATCTTCTCCACGAACCATTTCAAACATTTCATCTATTGATATGTTTTTTCCTTTCTTTGAAATTTTTAATTTGCCTTTTTCAGCAAGATAAAGTGCCTCAATAAGGGTAATTTGCAACCCTTCCTCACTCATATTCCCATAATGGCTTTTTTCGTGGAGTTTTATTCCTTTTTTATCTTTGATTATAACTAAATTTCCTGATAATTCTGAATTCATTGTAAATCACTTGAGATTTTATTCTAATTTACTTCTCAATTATTGCATGCCTTCTTTTTAGATCTGTTTCTTTTTTACCAAGACGTGCCATAAACTCAGCTATAAGCCCATCAAGGAATAAATGAGTACTATCTTCAAAAAGAGTACCCATTGGAGCTAAATCATCATAATGTCCCTTTAAAACATTTGATGTATAGTGTTTCCACGGTCTTTTTGTTTTACTTTTAATATTAATAACAACATCTAAACTTTCTCGAAGTCTTGACTCTGGATTTCCAGTTATTCCTATAACCTTTGCATTAACTTCCTTTGCCGTTTCAGCAGCTAAAGTAACGGTTTTAGTTTCTCCAGATCCTGATATTGCAATTAAACAGTCTGATTTTTTAATTGCAGGGGTTGTTACATCTCCAACAACAAATACTGTAAAGCCAAGATGCATAAGTCTCATTGCAAACATTTTTCCAACAAGTTCAGACCTTCCAGTTCCCACAATAAAAACGCCTTCTGAATTTACAATAGTATCTATCATTTCAGAAACGCTTTCTTCTTCTATCTTATTTATAACTTCTAAAGCATGTTTAGTGATTTCTTTAGCTGTTTTTTTTACGTATTTCATCTTATTCCCTGTAATAAATTAATTTAAATGGATTTATTTAAAGTCCGGTTATTCTAATACCGGCCAGTTTTATTCTATTTCGAATATTGAGATTTATAAGCAATGGGGTAATCTTTTCCACAATTCTTGCATTTTCAAGGGGGCCGCAGTCTATGGCTTTAACGCCAGGAATCTTTTCTGCAAGTGCCATAACCTCTTTTTTAGCTTCTGCATCATCTCCAGATATTAGACAATCACATTCTACATCTTCAGTTATATTCAGCAGGCTTGCAGCACTGATATTGTTAAAAGCAGATATAACTTTTACATTTTTATCTTTTAGGAATTCAGCAGAGCGTTCTGCAGCAGATCCATTCCATACTTCAATATATCTTGTTGGTTTTCCTCCAATACAGCCATCTAAAGGAACTGTTGCATCGATCATTATTTTATCTTCTAACTGGTCTTTTACGCTTCTAAGAGTTACCATTTGAGCTTGAAGAGGCACAGTTAATAATGCAATGTCACCTTCTGCTGCTGCTTCATCATTGGTCATTCCAGCAACATTTCTGGTTTCATCACCATCTAACATATTTTTTATCATATCAACCGTATTTTCAGCTTTTTTAATATCTCTTGAGCCGATTATTACAGTTTCGCCTGCTTTTACAAATCTTACTGCCAATCCTATTCCCTGATCTCCGGTTCCACCAATCATTGCAATTTTCATAAAAAATCCCCATTTTTAAATATCATTAATATTTTATCTTATTTACATTATTTAATCAACAATATTTAAGAATGATCCAATGTATAATTCGAAAATAGATATTTTAACTTTAAAATTTGGTTATATAAATTTATTCCGTTGATTGATTAATCTGTAAATATGAAGCTCATTTTACAATTTAAAATGGTCTCCTTTTGATTTTTAATTATTATTTTCACCTTAAGTTCAATCATTTCATCAAATAATATCATACTTATGATAAAATAAATATTAATTGAGGCTATATCTAATTGCCGAAGATCTCTATTCGGCTCCAATAAAATCCCCAAATCTTTATCAAATTTAGATAAAGCTTTAATAACCCTTTAATTAGTATTAGAGATGGTTATGGGTGAGAAATAATTTTGTTGAAGGATGATCACGATATAGTTAAAAATCTCCAGTAAAACATGTTATGAAAAATGCCTGAAGAATCAAAGGAATTTACACGTCCTTTTTTAATTACACATACACATTGAAAGTCAAAGACAATAGATTAATTAAAAAAACTGAAAGAAAAAATGAATCGGGATTTTCTTTAATGCTTCATCATTTAAAATTCTTTAAATTATTTATGTAATCAAGACTTTTTAAAATTTCATCCTGCTTTTTAACTTCGATTACACAGATTCCATCAAATTTAATCTTATTTAAACCATTAAAAAGCGATTCAAAATCAATACTTTCACTTCCAATTGCATCGTGATTATCAAATGAACCGTCATTATCACTCAGATGAATATGCTCCAGATTATCATAATTAAGCATATCTTCAACAGATATGCCCATATTATGAGCGTGGCCCACATCAAGAGTCATGTAGGCGTTGATTTCTTTTATTATATTATTAAGTTCTTCTAGATCCTTGCAAATCATTCCTTCCATGTCCGGCATGTTTTCAACGCACATCTTTATTCCCATGTCTTCAGCATATTCAGAACACTCCTTTAGCGAATTTAAAGTGTTATTCATAATTTGTTCCTTAAATTTACGTGCTAAAAATGCCATATGACCTGGATGGACAACAACAACTTGAGCATCAATTTTCACTGCTAAATCCATTGAATTTTTTATTTCTTCCACTGAAGCTTTTCTAATAGAATGGTTAGAAGAAGCTAAATTGATGTCCGAAAGAGGTGCATGTACGCTTGTTTTAAAATTATAGGAATTAACAATTTCATAATCTATTGAATTATATGGATATTCCTTTATTAGTTCAATATATTCTATTTTGATGCTTTTTAAATAATTTAATATTTCTTCAAGAGACATTGGGAATAATGCTAATGTAGATACTCCTATTTTCATTTTATCACTTATTTAAGTTGTTTATTCAAAAAAAGTTAATAAAAATTTCATTCCGATCATTCACTTCTTATTCTTGCTTGAATAGGAATATTTCGTTTTAATGCATCCAAAATAATTGTTGCAAGTTCAATATCCTTTTTTATTTTTATAGTTCCTTTTTTCCCGACTGTTGCCGTAAATAAGTATTCATCATCCACTATGATATCAAAAGGAATACCTACAGCCTCTTTACCAAAGTTTAAAACCACATAATTACCGGCAAGTTCAACATCCACTTCAGATGTTTTTTCAATTTCCATTGCTTTAAAAGGTTCAACGCCAATACTTATGCCTATTCGCTTTTCAACTTCGTCAATTGTCTTTCCTTTTTTACCAATGAGTCTTGGAATATGTTCCTCATCCATCCAAACCGTTGCACGCTTATCTGATTTCATATCAACTTCAATATGAGCTCCAGGAACTGTTTTCTTAATTTCTTTAATTATTTCCCGCTCTGCAATCTTTTGAACAGGAGTTTTCTCATAAGAAGTTGCTCCCACTTCCATGACAATTGTCTGCTCACCGTAGGTGTATATTTCATGGGCAAGGTCTCCAGTTTCAAAATCCCTGATCTCAATAACTGGTCTTGATAGATCTGCCTCTATCATTCCTGTTGGGACTTTTACAGTAAGTGCAACATCATAAACTGCCGCAACATTTCCCTCGTTTATGAAAATTGTTGTATCCACAATTGAAGGGATTATTCCAAGTTCTACCCGTCCAATCACTCTTTGAATAGCATCTATTGGTCTTGTAGCATGTACAACTCCAATCATGCCCACACCTGCAAGTCTCATGTCAGCAAAAATTTTAAAATCTCTTGTTTTCCTTAATTCATCATATATTGTGTAATCTGGACGTACTAAAAGTAAAATATCGGCTGTTTTTTCCATACTTCGCTCTAATGGCGCATACTGAGTAATTTCATTCCCAACCTGAAGGTCTCTGGGTGATTCCATGGTTTTAACCACTGAATTCAGATTTTGACTATAAAATTCAGCGATAGCCTGGGCAAATGTTGTTTTACCGGCACCAGGAGGTCCTGATATTAATATTCCTTTAGCTCTTTCCCTTAACCTTTCTATAAGTTGTTCTGGGAGCCTATAATCACTAAGAGATACCTTTGCAACAGGCCTGACAACTGTAATTTCAAATCCATCGGAAAATGGAGGTCTTGCAATGGATATTCTGTACTCTCTAAACTGAACTACTGTTGCACCTTCTCTTTCAATCTCGATGAAACTTTTAAAGTCACTTTTTGCTCTTTCTACAATTTCTCTGGCCATACTTTCAATTTCAGCATAATGTAATGGCCTAGAACCAACTTTAACAAGTTTAATGTTTCCAGGTGTTCCTTTCTTTGCCATCGGAATAACGTCTTCTTTTAGATGAACTGACATGGTATTTTCATCGAAATATTTTGTAATCTCCAGATCTTTATATTCTACCATTTCCGGCTGATAATAAATAACATCCAGTCCCTGGGCTTTTGCAACTTCTGTTTGAACTTTATCACTTGTAATTAATGTTGCATCATTATCCTGTGCTGTATCTCTTATCATGGCGTCTATTTCTCCGCCCCTTGCCAGAGATATCTGTTCTAATGTTGGTCTTTTTCCAATGTAATTTAATACAATGGTCCCTTCTGTATATAACTGCTGAAGATTTTTTAATTCTTCTAAACCATTAAAACCTGTTTCTCTTCCCCTGTTAGCCTGATTTTCCAATTCAGATACAACTGCTTCTGGTATTATTACTTCTGAGCCCCTAAATTCATCTTTCTGAACAATTTTAGTTATCCTTCCATCTACAATTACACTCGTATCTGGAACAATTCTCATCATATTTCTCTCCTAATATTTTAAAAAGTTTGTTTAATCCTTATTATAAACTTCATCTGGTTCAAAAACTTTATTTCCAACAATTTCTAATTTATTATCTTTTAATTCCCTAAAGAAGCAGGATTCATAACCTTCATGACAGGCTCCACCTTTTTGGCTAATTTTAATAAGAACAGCATCCTCATCACAGTCAACCAGTATTTCCTTCACTTCCTGGAAGTTTCCTGAACTTTCTCCCTTAAGCCATATCTTCTGGCGTGAAGTACTCCAGTAATGTGCTTTTTTTGCATCTATTGTCTTTTGAAGGGCTTCACGATTCATAAATGCCACCATGAGAACCTCTGAGGTCTTATAATCTTGAGCGACTGCTATGACCAGTTCCTGATCTCCTACTTTATGTCTGAAGTTCAAACCGCTTTCTGCTATATTCATATGATCATCTCATTTCAATTTCTTGATGTAATTTTGTGTATAAGTCGTTTAAATCAACCAGTTGCTGATCTCCAGACTTCATATTTTTTAATGTTACTTTTCCAGCATCTATATCTCTTGCACCGACTAAAACTACATATTTTGCTCCCAAGTTGTCTGCATAGGACAATATTTTCTTAGTTTTTCGTTTTGCAAGATCTACATCAGTTTTGATACCTTTTTTCCTCAAATTTTGGGTTATTTTAAACGCCTCGTCCCTCATTTCCTGAGATAGTGGCGCGACAAATATATCTACATGTCCTTTAATTGGAATCTCTGTATTCTGTTTTTCAAGTGCCCCCATAACTCTGTCAAACCCAAAGGCAAATCCTGTGGATTCCACTGGTTCGCCGCCAAACACTTCTATTAAATTATAGGTTCCACCACCACTTATTTGTTTTTGTGCTCCAAGTCCATGTACATAAATTTCAAATACAATTCCTGAGTAATAGTCCAGTCCCCTTGCTATACCGAGATTTACAATGTAATTTGTAAATCCAAATGTTTCAAGAGTATTTAAAAGCTCTTCCAGATCATTCAAAGACTTAGAAGCACCTTTACACTTTTCTACAACGCTTCTGACTTCTTCTATGACTTCTTTATGTCCCTTCATTTCAATCAGATTTAAAAGGGTTTCTTTAAGGATTGAAGATACATTTAAGTTATTCAGCAAATTTTCAAGTTCTTCAACATCGCCTTTATCAACCAAACCCATTATTTTTTCCTGATCACCTGCAGCAACTTCAGCATCGCTTAAAAGACTTCTGATAATTCCCAGGTTTCCAATATGGAATTCAAAATCCTTTAATCCAAGTTCTTCTAAGGCATGAGCCGCCATGGTAATTACTTCTGCTTCTGCCTCTGGAGACTTTCCTCCAATCAATTCACATCCAAACTGCCAGAATTGTCGGAATCTACCGGCTTGAGGCCTTTCATATCTAAAACAGCTGCCAAAATAGTACATTTTAATTGGTTTTGCATGTCTCTGAAGTTCATTGAGGTAAAGCCTTGCAACTGGAGCTGTTAACTCCGGCCTGAGTGCTAAATCCCGGTTTCCTTTATCTTTAAAGTGGTAGATTTCTTCTTTAATTGCCTCTCCTGATTTTGTGGTAAAAAGGGTGAGATCCTCAAATATTGGTGTTTTTATTTCACCATAACCATAATTTTCAAATACTCTGCGTAATGTGTTTTCAACGTATTTTCTCTTTTCCATTTCCTTAAATAGAAAATCTCGTGTTCCTCTGGGTCTTGATATTTCCATTAACTTCACCTTGCTTGATAAATAGATAAAACATGATTTTAAGAAACAAAAGTTTCATGTATCTTAACTAATTAGTTTATTATTTCATTTAATACGATTACTTTAATTATTTTAACTCTTAGAGTTTATATTAATTGATCGTTTGTGCCGGATTATTAAAGAGTAATATTAAAATAACATAAAGTTATTTAAGTCCTAAATATGCTATAAAGATTACTTAAAACTTATTTAATTACATACCTCACTATTTAAACTTTAAATGGATATAAGTATAATATGATTTTATATTTTGCATAAATAATGGCAAATTGAAGGTCGTTGATCCATATAAAGAGATTCTAGAATTGGGGATCGACAATAACAATGTATTTATAGGGACATGGAGAGAAAGAATCTAAGGAAATAGAGCAAATTTCCGCCCTGCTTAAATCAGACTATTTTAGGATTGAAATTGTGAAATAAGAGAGTTTGAAAACGAATTGGATGAAGGCTTAAATCAGACTATTTTAGGATTGAAATATACCTATCATATCAGACCCTTACGTGCCTTCAACAGGCTTAAATCAGACTATTTTAGGATTGAAATGGCAACGTTTTATTAATCGCAAGATGGGATAATTCTGCTTAAATCAGACTATTTTAGGATTGAAATATGAAAGACAATGAAATTATAAACGAATTAATGACTAGCTTAAATCAGACTATTTTAGGATTGAAATGGAAGATTAGTCTCCGCACTTGTTAGGGAGGCGGGGCTTAAATCAGACTATTTTAGGATTGAAATTACCTAATTCCGTAGCCTTGTTAATTATATCGTTATCGCTTAAATCAGACTATTTTAGGATTGAAATTTGGCATATAAAATACGGTAATTTAGAAGATTATTGGGCTTAAATCAGACTATTTTAGGATTGAAATCCCTGGAAAGTATTGCACTAAAATTCGGTATTCCTGCTTAAATCAGACTATTTTAGGATTGAAATTTATTAAATTGGAGAGTATAGAGCCAGGGGTACATAAGCTTAAATCAGACTATTTTAGGATTGAAATTGTGATAGATACGCTCCTGTACCACTGAAGTAGTAGCTTAAATCAGACTATTTTAGGATTGAAATTTATACTAGTGCATTATGGCGTAGTCATGATATTTAGGCTTAAATCAGACTATTTTAGGATTGAAATAACAGGAAGTTTTGAAGCAGAGTTTAACAAATACTGGGCTTAAATCAGACTATTTTAGGATTGAAATCTTACTAATAAGAGCTGTTTCTAATTCAGTAATAAAGCTTAAATCAGACTATTTTAGGATTGAAATAATGGTTATGCTATTCTATTAGGAGATTTATGTGATAGCTTAAATCAGACTATTTTAGGATTGAAATTAAATTCTTTTTATACGGTTTTAATCTATCAACTGGCTTAAATCAGACTATTTTAGGATTGAAATTTGGCATATAAAATACGGTAATTTAGAAGATTATTGGGCTTAAATCAGACTATTTTAGGATTGAAATCCCTGGAAAGTATTGCACTAAAATTCGGTATTCCTGCTTAAATCAGACTATTTTAGGATTGAAATTTATTAAATTGGAGAGTATAGAGCCAGGGGTACATAAGCTTAAATCAGACTATTTTAGGATTGAAATTGTGATAGATACGCTCCTGTACCACTGAAGTAGTAGCTTAAATCAGACTATTTTAGGATTGAAATTTATACTAGTGCATTATGGCGTAGTCATGATATTTAGGCTTAAATCAGACTATTTTAGGATTGAAATAACAGGAAGTTTTGAAGCAGAGTTTAACAAATACTGGGCTTAAATCAGACTATTTTAGGATTGAAATCTTACTAATAAGAGCTGTTTCTAATTCAGTAATAAAGCTTAAATCAGACTATTTTAGGATTGAAATAATGGTTATGCTATTCTATTAGGAGATTTATGTGATAGCTTAAATCAGACTATTTTAGGATTGAAATTAAATTCTTTTTATACGGTTTTAATCTATCAACTGGCTTAAATCAGACTATTTTAGGATTGAAATAAGTCATAAATATTGATGATAGGAACAAGACTTTTACGCTTAAATCAGACTATTTTAGGATTGAAATTTGCTAAGCTGTATTGTCCTGTGATGTCTGCGTGCTTAGCTTAAATCAGACTATTTTAGGATTGAAATGATTGTATCGGGATATATTATGCTTAACACATGCTTAAATCAGACTATTTTAGGATTGAAATTTTCCCCAACATCATAGTTAACTGGTACTGCATCTAGCTTAAATCAGACTATTTTAGGATTGAAATTGTTGCAGTAGATTATTATACCTTGTTAAATCCTTGGCTTAAATCAGACTATTTTAGGATTGAAATCTTATTGCCCCTACATCTGCACATTCTGTGTGAAATGCTTAAATCAGACTATTTTAGGATTGAAATTGTTGTCATCCAGTTCGTATCTCATTATGTAGTTTCCTGGCTTAAATCAGACTATTTTAGGATTGAAATTATAAAAATTATACAGTAAATACAGGGACAGGGCTTAAATCAGACTATTTTAGGATTGAAATAGAAACTAGATGATGATGAAATCCTTACAGCTGACGATATTAGCTTAAATCAGACTATTTTAGGATTGAAATGAATTCTTCTGATGCCTTTAAATTGTTTCATTGAAGCTTAAATCAGACTATTTTAGGATTGAAATGAGTCTAACGTATCTACATACGCTATATTGGAGTAGCTTAAATCAGACTATTTTAGGATTGAAATTTTTATTTAAAGGCATGATGTAAGGCACTGTTGTAGCTTAAATCAGACTATTTTAGGATTGAAATATTAGATATGGTGGGATTTGATGTTTGGCGATAATGCTTAAATCAGACTATTTTAGGATTGAAATTCAGCAGTTGCACCAAATCAACTTGCAAATCGTGGTGAGCTTAAATCAGACTATTTTAGGATTGAAATGCATTAAAAGATGCAGCAATTCAAATGAATACCAGGCTTAAATCAGACTATTTTAGGATTGAAATTACTTTAATTGAAATGTATAATTGGTTTATAAAGGGCTTAAATCAGACTATTTTAGGATTGAAATAATTTCTTGCATGGACGTTAATCCATGCACATTCACGCTTAAATCAGACTATTTTAGGATTGAAATGAGGAAATATTAAATTATCTGGTTGATGGAGAAGAAGCTTAAATCAGACTATTTTAGGATTGAAATTTCTGGATGCAGAACATGTCCCATTTCATGATAAACTGCTTAAATCAGACTATTTTAGGATTGAAATTACTAGATATAATGGATTATTGCAGTTTGGTAATAAAGCTTAAATCAGACTATTTTAGGATTGAAATGAACAAAGGTGACATTGTATTTGAAAAAGCAACAGCAGCTTAAATCAGACTATTTTAGGATTGAAATGGATTAACAACCGCATATTTAATGGGTGGTTATAAGGGCTTAAATCAGACTATTTTAGGATTGAAATCGAGTAATACAGGATATATGTATTTAGATTATCTTGCTTAAATCAGACTATTTTAGGATTGAAATCATAGCAAACTGGGTAAATACATCATCTGTATTAGGGGCTTAAATCAGACTATTTTAGCTCTATCAAAAATCATAGATTTTTGAAAGCGAGGATTTTTTGATATCTTGAAAAATTTTCGACGGCCTTTTCAAGGAAAAGGTTGTTATTCATAATACTTCAAATATTCATTAAGCATTTTAGGGAACGACTTTGCACTCAAAAATCTAAGTCCAAGCCTTTCTGCCCATACCCTAATACCTTCATCAGCCGCTACAACACCTGCACCCAATTCCTTTGCAAGAAGTAGAACGTCAAGATCTGGCGCGCTGTCAAGGGTCCCTTTCCTTAAAGCTGCCCTGTAACGCTTTCTGAAGTCTTTTATGGCGTTTCCAATTATTTCCATTTCAATTTCAGCTTTGGCTTCGCCTCTTGATAATCTAACCATTGATTCAACAGCCGCCTCCCAGATGGCATTTTCAGATATCCTCATTCCTTTATTCATACGTTCCCTCATATCATGCACGTATTCATAGAAAATTTCTGAAGGTATCTTTGTGTCATATCTGTTAGGTGTTTTTTTAACTATCCATGTTTCAGCCTTAACCAGTATGCTCTCAGGGCACTCATATCTTCCCATATAATTTATAAATTCTTTATAAGTGATTGGGGGCATGTGACAGCTCATGTTTAGTTTTATTCTTGACTCTGCTATTAAATCCACCAAAACATCAACTGTTTTTATCAGTTCTCCTTCACCATATTCTTCTCTAAGCTGATTATCCGTAAATGCGGTTGTATCTAAAACAAACCTTTGTTTTGCAGGCATTTTATCCCCTCAATCCCTAAATTCATCTTACAAATTAATAAAGTCTATCTATTATTATGTCAGCTGATGCTATTAAATGAATATGGTTATTATATTTTCTTTTAATCCTGTTTTAATTTCTTATAGATTATTTCTTAAATTAACTTTAAAAAGTTTATAAATCGAGTGATATAAAATATTCTATTGAATTAGTATAGTGTGATGATAATGATAACCGGTAAAACAAATGTTGTTGGATTAATTGGTGATCCTGTGGAGCACAGCTTATCTCCACCAATGCATAATGCTGCTTTTAAGCATTTAAATCTTGATTACATTTATGTTCCTTATCACGTGAAAAAAGAATCTCTGGGGAATTCAATATCTGGTGCTAAAGCCCTGAATATAAAAGGACTCAATGTTACAATCCCCCATAAAACAGAAGTCATTAAATACTTAGATGTCCTGGATAAACCTGCAGAGCTTATAGGTGCTGTTAATACTATCAAATTTGGTGATGATGAGGCTAAAGGATATAATACTGATGGAATAGGGGCTGTAAGGTCAATTGAAGAAGTTAGTAGCGTTAAAAATAAAAAAGTTATTATTTTAGGGGCGGGAGGAGCGGCTCGTGCGGTTTCATTCCAGATACTTATTGATGGTGCAGAATCACTGGTCATTGGAAATAGAACACCTGAAAATGCATTAAAACTTCAAAAAGACCTTATCAAAAAATTAAATGCTGATGTTAAAACCATTGATCTTGGAGAAGAACTTAAAAAAGAACTTTTAAATGCTGATATTCTAATAAATACAACACCCATCGGCATGTATCCCAATATAGATCAGGAACCTCTTGTTAAAGCTGAAATGATGTGTAAAGATCTAATTTGCAATGATATCGTTTATAATCCTCTTAAAACAGGACTTCTTAAAGAAGCTGAAAAAGCAGGTGCAAAAACCGTTTCAGGAATTAAAATGCTAATATATCAGGGCATGGAGTCCTTTAAAATATGGACTGGCGTTAATCCTCCTTTAGATGTTTTTGAGAATGCCCTTAAAAAGCAGATAAAATGATTAATCAAAGGAGATTTTATGGAAAACATCAAAATAACAGACAATCACATACATGTTGACCCTAAAAATGGTGAAGGTCCCCTTGAAGTTGCAAAAAAATTTCATCGAGCTGGAGGAAGCGTGATGATAATTCCAAATAAACCTACATGGACAGTTGGAGCTTCATGTAATTTTGATAAGGCAATGCAACTTGTTATAAAATATACAGAAGAAATAAACAATAATACAGAGGTTAAAGCTTTTCCAGTAGTTGGAGCCCATCCTGCAGAGCTTTCAAGACGTGTTGAAAACGGCGTGAAACTTGAAACTGCAGAAAAGATGATGATAGAAACATTAGAATCTGCACAGAAACTGGTTATTGAAGGAAAAGCAATTGGAATTGGGGAAATCGGTAGACCTCACTATGAAGTTTCATCTGAAGAGATGGAAGTCCACAACAGAATTATTCTATATGCAATGGAGCTTGCAGCAGATGCTGACTGTGCTATTCAGCTCCACACAGAAAGTGCTGGTGAAGAGCAGTTTTTAGAATTTGCAGAAATGGCCGATAAGGCAGGTTTAAAACGACACAAGGTTATAAAACATTTTTCCGGACCTCTTGTAGCTCCAGATGAAAATCATGGATTAACACCATCTCTTATTGCAACCAAAAGCGTTATAGTTGAGGGGATTAAAAAAGGAAATAACTTCCTTATGGAAACTGACTATCTTGACATGAAAAGCCGGCCCGGAGCTGTTCTGGGCCCTAAAACTGTGCCTAGACGTACAAAA is a genomic window containing:
- the hxlB gene encoding 6-phospho-3-hexuloisomerase, with protein sequence MKYVKKTAKEITKHALEVINKIEEESVSEMIDTIVNSEGVFIVGTGRSELVGKMFAMRLMHLGFTVFVVGDVTTPAIKKSDCLIAISGSGETKTVTLAAETAKEVNAKVIGITGNPESRLRESLDVVINIKSKTKRPWKHYTSNVLKGHYDDLAPMGTLFEDSTHLFLDGLIAEFMARLGKKETDLKRRHAIIEK
- the npdG gene encoding NADPH-dependent F420 reductase, whose protein sequence is MKIAMIGGTGDQGIGLAVRFVKAGETVIIGSRDIKKAENTVDMIKNMLDGDETRNVAGMTNDEAAAEGDIALLTVPLQAQMVTLRSVKDQLEDKIMIDATVPLDGCIGGKPTRYIEVWNGSAAERSAEFLKDKNVKVISAFNNISAASLLNITEDVECDCLISGDDAEAKKEVMALAEKIPGVKAIDCGPLENARIVEKITPLLINLNIRNRIKLAGIRITGL
- a CDS encoding PINc/VapC family ATPase, with the translated sequence MMRIVPDTSVIVDGRITKIVQKDEFRGSEVIIPEAVVSELENQANRGRETGFNGLEELKNLQQLYTEGTIVLNYIGKRPTLEQISLARGGEIDAMIRDTAQDNDATLITSDKVQTEVAKAQGLDVIYYQPEMVEYKDLEITKYFDENTMSVHLKEDVIPMAKKGTPGNIKLVKVGSRPLHYAEIESMAREIVERAKSDFKSFIEIEREGATVVQFREYRISIARPPFSDGFEITVVRPVAKVSLSDYRLPEQLIERLRERAKGILISGPPGAGKTTFAQAIAEFYSQNLNSVVKTMESPRDLQVGNEITQYAPLERSMEKTADILLLVRPDYTIYDELRKTRDFKIFADMRLAGVGMIGVVHATRPIDAIQRVIGRVELGIIPSIVDTTIFINEGNVAAVYDVALTVKVPTGMIEADLSRPVIEIRDFETGDLAHEIYTYGEQTIVMEVGATSYEKTPVQKIAEREIIKEIKKTVPGAHIEVDMKSDKRATVWMDEEHIPRLIGKKGKTIDEVEKRIGISIGVEPFKAMEIEKTSEVDVELAGNYVVLNFGKEAVGIPFDIIVDDEYLFTATVGKKGTIKIKKDIELATIILDALKRNIPIQARIRSE
- a CDS encoding sugar phosphate isomerase/epimerase, whose protein sequence is MKIGVSTLALFPMSLEEILNYLKSIKIEYIELIKEYPYNSIDYEIVNSYNFKTSVHAPLSDINLASSNHSIRKASVEEIKNSMDLAVKIDAQVVVVHPGHMAFLARKFKEQIMNNTLNSLKECSEYAEDMGIKMCVENMPDMEGMICKDLEELNNIIKEINAYMTLDVGHAHNMGISVEDMLNYDNLEHIHLSDNDGSFDNHDAIGSESIDFESLFNGLNKIKFDGICVIEVKKQDEILKSLDYINNLKNFK
- the endA gene encoding tRNA-intron lyase, which produces MNSELSGNLVIIKDKKGIKLHEKSHYGNMSEEGLQITLIEALYLAEKGKLKISKKGKNISIDEMFEMVRGEDLFIKYLVYSDLRNRGYIVKTGFKYGSEFRLYERGKSPGDGHSDYLVKVVPENCEIPATDFSSYVRVAHGVNKKLLFAVVDEENDITYYNVEWTRP
- the hisI gene encoding phosphoribosyl-AMP cyclohydrolase, with the protein product MNIAESGLNFRHKVGDQELVIAVAQDYKTSEVLMVAFMNREALQKTIDAKKAHYWSTSRQKIWLKGESSGNFQEVKEILVDCDEDAVLIKISQKGGACHEGYESCFFRELKDNKLEIVGNKVFEPDEVYNKD
- the hisS gene encoding histidine--tRNA ligase codes for the protein MEISRPRGTRDFLFKEMEKRKYVENTLRRVFENYGYGEIKTPIFEDLTLFTTKSGEAIKEEIYHFKDKGNRDLALRPELTAPVARLYLNELQRHAKPIKMYYFGSCFRYERPQAGRFRQFWQFGCELIGGKSPEAEAEVITMAAHALEELGLKDFEFHIGNLGIIRSLLSDAEVAAGDQEKIMGLVDKGDVEELENLLNNLNVSSILKETLLNLIEMKGHKEVIEEVRSVVEKCKGASKSLNDLEELLNTLETFGFTNYIVNLGIARGLDYYSGIVFEIYVHGLGAQKQISGGGTYNLIEVFGGEPVESTGFAFGFDRVMGALEKQNTEIPIKGHVDIFVAPLSQEMRDEAFKITQNLRKKGIKTDVDLAKRKTKKILSYADNLGAKYVVLVGARDIDAGKVTLKNMKSGDQQLVDLNDLYTKLHQEIEMR